In Haemorhous mexicanus isolate bHaeMex1 chromosome 6, bHaeMex1.pri, whole genome shotgun sequence, a single window of DNA contains:
- the TMEM229B gene encoding transmembrane protein 229B yields the protein MAAAEPLTAFSRWYLYAIHGYFCEVMFTAAWEFVVNFNWKFPGVTSVWALFIYGTSILIVEKMYLYLKDKCNILVRCFIYTLWTYLWEFTTGLILRQFNACPWDYSQFDFDFMGLITLEYAIPWFCASFIMEQLVIRNTLRLRFDETAEPGAPTAPVALANGHVKTD from the coding sequence ATGGCTGCGGCAGAACCTCTGACCGCCTTCTCACGATGGTACCTCTACGCCATCCACGGCTATTTCTGTGAGGTGATGttcacagctgcctgggagtTTGTGGTCAATTTCAACTGGAAGTTCCCCGGTGTTACCAGTGTATGGGCACTCTTCATCTATGGCACCTCCATCCTCATTGTGGAGAAGATGTATCTGTATCTCAAAGACAAGTGTAACATTTTAGTGCGCTGCTTCATTTACACACTGTGGACATACCTCTGGGAGTTCACCACTGGCCTCATCCTACGCCAGTTCAATGCCTGCCCATGGGACTATTCCCAGTTTGATTTTGACTTCATGGGCCTGATCACCCTGGAGTATGCCATCCCATGGTTTTGTGCTTCTTTCATCATGGAGCAGCTGGTGATCAGAAACACCCTGCGCTTACGATTTGATGAGACTGCCGAGCCTGGGGCCCCCACTGCGCCCGTTGCCTTGGCCAACGGCCACGTGAAGACAGATTGA